In the Halictus rubicundus isolate RS-2024b chromosome 12, iyHalRubi1_principal, whole genome shotgun sequence genome, GCTCGGTGTACGAACACTTCGATAATTCGAGATGAACGcgtgtattttttcttttttgtccgGGCGAAACCGGAAGAGttctacagagtgtcccaaaaatgtacttccttgaaaggggtgattcctgggatcattcgaagtaactttttcctttgcgagaatgttctccgtggcttcgttagggagttattagcgaaaaacgcgGGCCAATGAGAGCGCGACCACAGCGGACGTATGGCCACGCCcccgctcagcgggacctgtcatGGCGCCGGACCTGAACccgtccactgtagccgcgctccgattggtccgtgtttttcgttaataactccttaacgaagcctcggagaacattttcgcaaaggaaaaagttactccaaatgACCTGAAGAATCCCTTTCAAGGgagtacaacattttcgggacaccccgTACAGCTTCTCTGAGGGTTTCGTCTTGCGAGATCTCCGTTCCGAACGTCTTCCCCGATTCGCGAAGGTGTTCCGAAAGTTTTACTCTTCGTGACTAATGATCTTTCGTTTGATACCGATTGCTCTGTTCGATTTATCTTCCAACACACGCAGAGACAGGCGAAAGCGTCGTATGTATCCGCACGATCCCCGGCCTCCTCGGGAAAAAAGGGAATATACTCGAAAGTGGGTGAACAGATAATTGGGGAAACGATCGATTGGCTCGTTAGCCCGTGAACATACGTACACCGGCGTAATGATTTTTTTATCGCTTAATATTATCCCCCGGATCGAGTCTCGAACGGTGCCTAAGAAGCCTTCATTAACATTTACGAACGACGGTCAAGCGAGTTCTGAATTGCGTGTCAGAGAAATCTTCGCCGACGTTGCGTGCACGCTGGAACAGATTTTTCTGCCATCGGCAGCGACGCCTTTCGCggtcaaaaaaaaaagaaaaaacaaaccaTTTAAATGAAAAACTCAAGAGAAATTAAATCATACAAAAATTGTTGGTACTTCGGTGAATTCGGGTTAATTGATTTAGCCCCGGGCCCCAAAATTAACGATCCGTCCCTGGCCATCGGATCTCAATTACACGCTCGGATACACGATAGTCGTAATTACCGCAACTTTGCGTTCATTGTCTACCGAAATTTCAATTTATCGCGCCGATTTTCCTTCTTTCCCCTTACCTATTAACTTCAATCACGGACATTTACGAAACGGTAAGGTATGAATGTGGGTTTTATGCATTCGCAGTGGACAATTATAGAAATCGTACGATCGTATCGTCGCTAAAATGAAAAACGATCTTCCGTTCGACGAGTATCTGTTCGAACAGAAAGTTCCACGGACCAATTTACCGATGTTGGAGTCGAACGGGAATGTGATTAAACTGAAATGTTTTTTCAAAAAGAATCAGCCTAAAATCCAGCGTGCACTCGGCCCGAGGCGAAAGATTTGGTGCTCGAGACGAAAGGCGAGATCGCGACTGTAGAGATCGAGAATTTCGGATAACGGGCAAAGTGAAACGAAGCAAAACGGACGAGAATGATCACTCGGAGGAACAAAATAATGATTCTGATACGATACGACGATAAGGATAAGCTATACCTATATACATACCGTCGATGCGTAGAAAGTACTGTGTCAcatagatatatatgtatattaaataTACACGGACGCGCGAGTATGAGTGGGTGTGCGCGTGTATGCGCGGATCATTAGGCATGAGCGTGGACGTGGGTGCATGTCAGCGTGTGTGCGTGTATGGGTGCAATATTAAACAGGAGGATTATCGTAGTGCTCCGTTTAAGGAAAGTGTACTGGGCGCGGAGAAAATTACGTTGCGACTGATCGCGgaatgaaattttctaaaaaaaaaaaagaaacaggaaAAAATAGGGAAAAAACGACAGAGAAATAAAACGAAGGACACCCGGAGGCTGCGCGAAAGCCTCCGTCGCTTGGGACGGAAGAGTTTTAGGTGGGTTTCGCGTTGGCAATTATAAATAATCGACGACCGGGAATATTGTTTGACGTCTGAAAGCGTCGGCgatctcttttttattttttctccgcCAGGATCGACCATGCGTTGACCATCGCCGAGTGTATTACATTTCATAAACCGGACGCGGGCCGGATCGGGCCTCGTGTGTCATAACACGGTGACACTAGAAAATCACGTCGACACGTTTTCTCTGTGTCACCTGTTCTATTTTCGAGCACGCTAGACTATCCCGCGGTTCGAAATGATTGCATggcctatatttttttttcctccccgCCGCTTACGTCAGTCTGGAAATCGTTTGAAAAATTGGGCGGAACGGTCGTCACGGTCGGAAGACGAGAATTCGGGGTGTTCCATCGACGATGGTCAACGCATCGGTGCGAATAGCCGTGCGACAAGTTGACAAAATCAAAAGGCTGCGACTTCTTGCTCTTGACCCGTTGGTCCGCCATATTGGTTGATCGATCACCGAAGGTAATGCTTCTGGGCGTTAAACAGCCCCGAAACGCAACCATTTTGGTACGCGACACGTGCAAAATCCTTCGATTGTAGCCATTTTTATAGAATATTATGTTTTCAATTCGTTCCCTAGTGCAGAAGTGAGAGAATATCTGTTCGGACGCATCGGCGCCAACATGGCGGACACTTGAATCGAAAATGCAACCATTTTTGTACACGGTACGTGCAAAATCCTCCAATTCTAACCAGTTTCGAAGGAAACCTTGCTTTTAGTTCAGAGCGCAGAAATCGGAAAGTATCTTTTTGGAGTTCATCGGCGCCAACATGGCGGACACCTAAATGAAATAACCATCGAGTATTCCTCTTCAACCGTTTCTTCGCGCAATGCATACAAAGTTCTGAAATTATAGCGATTTTCACAGAAAGTCGTGTTTTCCACTTATCCGCCACTGCGGAAACGAGAAAATACTTTCTTGTGCTGCATCGGCGACATCGCACGCGTGTTCGCCAATATGGCGGACAACGCTCGAAACCGAGTACACCTCAAAATTTAAGCAGGTTTTGCGTTGCGCAAAATTTTTGTAATCCTAACGATACGCGAGGAACGATAATATTCGCAGAAGacggaaaatattttctcgAACTGCAGCTGGAATTAATTAGGCGAAGGGAAGCGTGAGGCTTGGCTTAACGTTTTGTAAATTATTCGGTCCACAGTAGCGTCGTTGTTTTTGCTGCACCCGGTACAGCCGAGATGAATAAATAACGCTATAGATCTAATATAAACGACAATGAACAAGTAGATAGGTCACGCCGATACATGTATGTACCTATAAACGTAAGACGAGAGTACGCACTTTTGTAATAGTAGTTCCGGAAGGGAGAGATGAATAAAAATTACGATATATACAATAGcgaattaaatatatataaatatacatatatatatataaatatatatatatatataaatatacacacatatatatgtatatgtatatatatatatatatatatatatatatatatatatatatatattaaaagcaagatatattatatattgataatgaaaaaaaaaaagaagttgaCGCTTGATACACCATAGTTTTCACCGACATATCCTGGTTGAACACATCCTCTTTACGTACATACTGCATACCTATACATATAGTTATTATTACGAGTACACGCGACGATAGAGTATTTTATGATTAAACGATAAACAATTATGATTACGATCATTACGGATTAGTTGATATGATTACGGTTCTTGATTATCGTCACCGTCACATTACATAGAGACATAACGATGGTACAACTAAGGCAAGTATGTACTGTACATAGCTGTCACCCTATGCCCCGTACgactattataaatatatacatctatatacatatgtatatacataatacgaatgtatatacatatatacgatATATGTGGATatagacatatatatatacacatacgaCACAACACATTAATGTAAAGaaaagtatatatatttatatatagacACGAAAGCCATTATTCAATCGCAGACCATGGATTATCGTTGTACCAATGTTTATTTTCAATCACCTATTGTCACGGATACGATTATTGTTTCGTCGAGAATCATTGTAATTAATATGATTACCACTAGCGATCATCGTCACGCAACGACACGGCTGCGATcgtgtataataattttaattagcgCTGCGAGACATGCGTATTAATTACCGCTGAAAGTAGATCCTCACTCTTAGCAGCATAGACGAGAAATTCTATACACTTATTTCCGCAGATTGGACTCTACCTCAATTTTCTTCGTTCGAACCgggacagaaaaaaaaaatgaaaagaagaagaagaagaaataaaagaagaagaagaagaagaagaaacgaacGCAAACGCGAGAGAGGCGTCCTCCACACGTTTTTTCCGACCTTCCATTATCCGCTGAAAAAACACTGATTCGTTCGGTTTGAACTACGCTCTGTAAACTTATACGTTATTATCTACTATTAAACAACTAGTGAGAGAATCGTTAACGAACGAAcacaaaatgaaaaagaaaacacaagaaaaaaaaaggagaaagaacacaaaaaagggggaaaataataaaagaaacggAACTGCAGCGACCTCAGCCTGTGATAGTTACAAAGGATATTATTTCGATTAAGAATTTGCTGTATTAGATCTACCGTAGGTCAAATGGATCGGCGATAGTCCGAGGAAATCGGGGAGAGATTGTTTCTGCGAGACGCTTACTATCGGGGCCGCGGTGCCTAAACGCGTCGTCGAGAGCTCGTTGAGAATGATCGTTGACCgaaggagagagtgagagaatgacagagagagagagagagagagagagagagaacggtttACACGGCTCgggaccagtgtcgccagatcaagacttgttcccccactctaatttccctttctaccgcgctaaTTCACATTAGTCTAATTCACGCTAAGTCACGTGAcacgttccgtctctgtcgtgcatactccgttACTGGctgagagagggtaactttttcccctcgattcgtgctccctcccctcgtctggcgacactgttcgTGACTACGTTTGTATACTTTGTGGCACTATTCTCGACACGTTAGTAAGATTTACGAGATACGGAAGGGGAGAAAAGCAAGAAagcatattttatttgataacgAGCTTCGTCGATATCGTTGCGAACGCTACCGTAGCGCAGTTTGTATATATACGTGCCCGATACGTTGAACCGACGTGAAACGTTTTGCTTTTACGTTTTCACCGTCTGTGCGACACattcatacatacatacacacacagcCATACACACACGGACACATTGTGTAGATTGTACATTTGCTTCGCGATTTCCTTTGAGGAGTTTGTAAAAACGAATACACGTATCGGGAGGAATACTTTCTTTAAATTGTACGTATTATTGTAATTACACCGCCTGTATACTTGTAATTTTACCTGTAACCGTATGTGATACgagaacaaaaaagaaagagagagagagagagagaaagacacaaaacacacaaaacacacacacacacaccgagtGCTCATTGGACTAAGGAGATCGACGTTGAAAACGAGTGTCATTGAGTGCtttaacaaaatattgtataatgtgtaacaaacaaaaaaaaacgctGTACGCTTGTGATCGTTAAGGGTTTACGTGTCTTTTTATTattgtatgtattttattttttttttttgtttctcttcGTACGAAATACTAATCcacctttttctttctttcttggcAAGCATGGCGCTGCGCCATGTAAAAAACGGCTCGAACGTTTCCGTACGGTATGTTCCTTTTTATTAGGCGAGACACGCGAAGATCATTTCTATTAGCTGTAACGATTGCCTGTAGGGCTCCTTCGTAATATCTTTCAGTATATTACTGTATTGTGATGTTAACTTAAGCCATGGACCGGATATGCGCGGGAGCATGAAACTCGAGGTCGCTGTAGTGAATTCTACCGCTCAGGTGAGGGATCACTTTCTCAGTTTTTTAGCTTGGCTCGAGGAGCTCCGACGAACCGCGAGAACGTGGAGATTGTTTAATAgagaggagaaaaagaaagaaagcaaaACGAAAAGAGAGAACAATGGAAATGTATCCGCATATTATCTTCGAATGGCGAAATCCGACGATTGGGGACTGTGTATTGTGATCAGCAAACAGACTACAATGTAGTTTGTTCGTAACTGAATGAACAAACGGAAACACTTGTGTAATAAAGTAGATATCCATTAAAATCTGCAACCCCTTATTTTCCCAATCCCAATAACACTAAACGTATCACGGTGTCAAATGACCgctttattgaaattatgaaaacgctTTCATAGGATACGAGTTCTTTATCAAAAATAGGGTCaatcgaatgaaaatatttgttgacCCAACAAGATCTATAAAGGTAAGGCTATCAGAGTGATAAAAAGCGTCAATCGATTTctattcaaatttatttccaaATTTGCTACTCCATCTCAACATCGACAACAGCATCCTCCACGATGATCTGCTCGGACGTGACAGGAACTTGTATCACGGGCAACGGGTCGGGAGATCTGGTGTACGTATTGCTGGTCGAGTGTTCCTTGAAATATTCGCCGCCCTTCTCCTCGTACTCCTTTTTATCGACTAAAAACTCCGGCAGGTTTCCGTTCAGGCCAAAGTCTCTGGCACCGTACCACGCGTCTATGCTGCTATTTTTCGCGATGTTTATCTGAAAGTTGGAGCCGAACGGTCTGATCTCGCGAAGCTCGCGGTTCAGTCTCTCCAACAGACCCGGGAATCGTGTTGGCCCGCCGGTGAGGAATATGTTTCCAACGAGACGCAGTTGTTGTTCGGGCGGGTAGAGTTTTAAAACGAACTCGATCGTTTCAGCGATGCCTGCTTCCATCGAGCCGATCATGGACGGCTGGAACAATATTTCCGGGCCTCTCAGACGCTCTACACCCACGTGCAATTGGTGAGTCTCTCCTGGGACTATGGGAACATTGGATCCGGCCCCGTCGAACTCCGGATCGTGATGTCGCAGCACGTCTTCCAATTCCAACAGCTTCTCTTGCTCCAGTTCTGAATCGGAGTCTCCGCCTTCCTGTGAAACATAATTTCAATTGAAGTAGAGTGGTCTAATTGAAATATGATGGACCGTGTAATATCGAACAGATTCCATTCAAGATCGTAAACTACTTAAAACGTCTACGAACCCTGTTGATCACTTTATAAACGTCCCAATCTTCGTCCCTCATGCCGAAATCGTCGTCCCGTTTCTCTTTCCTTGCTAGTTGACTGATGATTCGCATCCTTTCCTGAGCTGCGGCTGTTCTACGTTTTGCCATGTCCTGTCTGCGTTGCCTTTTCGCCATTCGTTTCTCCAATATTTCCTGCCTAAAGCGGTCAAAAGAATTGTATGGGTTattttgtggattttatgcatttatgacaaaagtcaGCAAGTGGAATACAAAACAATAAACATATGAGAAAAATTTGAACTTAccattatattatttccaacctattcAAACTATTAAAtatgaaaatcaatttctactgaACACCTACTTGTTGCAATTGAGATGGTCAATTTTTATCTTGtgtaaagattcgcagtccatTTACTATAATGGATTCGTTACCGTTTCTTTCTCACGCCGGCAATCCATTCGTCGAAATCTTGCTGGTCCTTCGGCTGCAAGCTGGATTTTATTTTCGGTTTCTGCTCCTCCATTACAATGTTCTCTTCCTGAGAATTTGCCGCCACTATTTTCTGCCTTGTTCTTTCTACCTTTGCTTGCagattattaatcattttgatCAAGTCCGTTTCGTTCGCGAGGGAATAGGTCTTCAGAGCTTGATCGAACTCGTCGGTCTCTCCCTCTTCTAATAAATCTTGAACGGCCAACAGTTGATTCAATTGCTCCTCGTCTTCTGCTAACTGTGAACGTCAATGGTTATGTTAGACCTTTATCTGGTAACGATCTTCCtgtatgtaaaaaatattactgACTCTCTCTTCCCTTTTACGCGCATTAATTTCCATTAATCTTCTAGCTAACTcgcgttttctttctttttgttgcTCGACCGTTAAACCGGGAGCATTCGTGGGAGCGACGTAGGGCAGTTGTACTCTCAACACGTTCGAGTCATAATGATCTGGATCGGCCCATTTAGAAATTTCGTCTTGATAATTCAAAGCTATCATAGAATGTTCATGTATTAATTCCTGCAATTTGAGAAGTTGAAGTTTTGTAGTTGAaagtgataactagactgtggatgcttatgcaaaataaaaattgtctgcatcgactACAAGAAAAGAGAGTTTCGTGAAAATTGTTTTCTcccgttaataattttaatatcataccagtaatattaaattcatttgatgtttcttctattttgtgattcacctactcatttttaccatgaatgcataaaatccgcagtctagtgataatatACATAAGAAACGCAAGATTCGCGTACTTCTGCTCTACTTGGTGTTATAGCATTCACGTGCACCGGGTACTTCAGTTGAAGCAGCCTGTGCATGTAAGATGTAATGTGGTATCCACCAACATTGATCCTTCTTGAGTTCACAGGATCCGCTTTGCCATCTAATATCGGTATTATGTGTGTAGTGTGGTAGCCAATGCTGATGATTAAGCCGTCTGGTGGACAGTTGTTGTGCTGATAAGAAAACAGGCAGTCTACTCCATATGCTATCGCCGGTACATTGTAACATTCGAATAGGAGTTCTGCCATCACTGAAATTTGCTGAATTAGTAAATGCACATTGATTTTAAGAGAACACACGAGGTATACGTTTCGCATTACAATTTCGAGAATAATTAGGGTTTAAGAAAGTTTCTGTTAAGATGATCGGATGATTAACAGTGCCTTCCGTGTCGATTCCCATATGGGTGAAAGTATAATCAAATATCTGTTCCTGGGCTTCAAAATGGGTTACTACGTTCCTATCGAACTGCGTTTTCAATTGAAAACGAACAGCCTCAATGTTCGCTATGTCGTTCCCGACCTGCGGGTCTCCATCCTTCTTCCCACGCTCCTTTCTTGGCTTTGCAATCAGATTTTTAAATATCAGCTGAGGTTCTTTTTCGGTAGCCCAACCCACTCTACAGTTATACGATCCTAATAAAcattatttcttcattttcgttacGTAAGGTATGTGCTGTATTAACTGTCAGTAAGCTTCTCTACTCACCGTTATCAATAACAAGTGGCGTTCCTTCGGACTTTACTCTGTCCGGATAAATATGAATTATGTCAGGTATAGCTTTAATGTCTTTCAATTCAAGGACGtccattttattaaattatattcccTGTATTTTTAAAATCGTCGTGTACTACATGGGATCGTTTATTTTATTGCGTTGTTTTCGTCCATGATGTAAACAATCGGAGACGAAAAATAAAGCGGTTAAAAAAAGCTTGTGACGCTATCTATGGCAAAATGCCCAAATTACGCCATAGACTTTCGATTTTCATAGATGTCGTTCGAAATGTACTTTTCTGTATGCGATTCTGCATTATCGACACTATCAACagtgtcaccgacgagatatatataaagctataaagactgccagccttacgggagaatgtgtcgctcgaaaaatacg is a window encoding:
- the Arp5 gene encoding actin-related protein 5, whose protein sequence is MDVLELKDIKAIPDIIHIYPDRVKSEGTPLVIDNGSYNCRVGWATEKEPQLIFKNLIAKPRKERGKKDGDPQVGNDIANIEAVRFQLKTQFDRNVVTHFEAQEQIFDYTFTHMGIDTEGTVNHPIILTETFLNPNYSRNLMAELLFECYNVPAIAYGVDCLFSYQHNNCPPDGLIISIGYHTTHIIPILDGKADPVNSRRINVGGYHITSYMHRLLQLKYPVHVNAITPSRAEELIHEHSMIALNYQDEISKWADPDHYDSNVLRVQLPYVAPTNAPGLTVEQQKERKRELARRLMEINARKREERLAEDEEQLNQLLAVQDLLEEGETDEFDQALKTYSLANETDLIKMINNLQAKVERTRQKIVAANSQEENIVMEEQKPKIKSSLQPKDQQDFDEWIAGVRKKRQEILEKRMAKRQRRQDMAKRRTAAAQERMRIISQLARKEKRDDDFGMRDEDWDVYKVINREGGDSDSELEQEKLLELEDVLRHHDPEFDGAGSNVPIVPGETHQLHVGVERLRGPEILFQPSMIGSMEAGIAETIEFVLKLYPPEQQLRLVGNIFLTGGPTRFPGLLERLNRELREIRPFGSNFQINIAKNSSIDAWYGARDFGLNGNLPEFLVDKKEYEEKGGEYFKEHSTSNTYTRSPDPLPVIQVPVTSEQIIVEDAVVDVEME